The Verrucomicrobiia bacterium genome contains a region encoding:
- a CDS encoding cytochrome c maturation protein CcmE gives MKIRYIVALVIIVGFVIYGAVSLKTSLTPYVSFAEAKSSPQTVQVMGELEKSATRYDTTAGLLYFTLKDSHGEMLEVSYKGVRPGNFDQATQIVAIGNYRERVFQADQLLVKCPSKYQGEEVQTYKAEK, from the coding sequence ATGAAAATCCGTTATATCGTCGCCCTGGTCATAATCGTGGGGTTCGTGATTTACGGGGCGGTCAGCCTGAAAACCAGCTTGACCCCCTACGTCAGTTTTGCCGAGGCCAAAAGCTCCCCCCAGACCGTGCAGGTGATGGGGGAACTGGAAAAATCCGCCACCCGGTATGATACGACCGCCGGGCTTTTGTACTTCACGCTGAAGGACAGCCACGGGGAGATGCTGGAGGTCTCCTACAAGGGAGTCCGTCCCGGCAACTTCGACCAGGCCACCCAGATTGTGGCAATCGGAAATTATAGGGAACGAGTATTCCAGGCCGACCAATTGTTGGTCAAATGCCCCTCCAAGTATCAGGGGGAGGAAGTGCAAACCTACAAGGCGGAAAAATGA